The Chitinophaga flava genome has a segment encoding these proteins:
- a CDS encoding alpha/beta hydrolase: MTPFIAFLHKKQMNDQLILSPEVVSALEYIQSIPMPEMEDAVLAGRKFYEGFIPMAGEPETLFNIETVYIPSASGDIHVRIYRPSDQPQLPAVVYFHGGWFNAGNLETHDRPVRTLARLSNAVFIAVDYRLAPEFPFPHGLNDCYETLKWVIENATALGIDPGRIALAGDSAGGALAATVTRQAVKTLGINIPCQVLIYPVTDSSLSTLSWELFADGPNLTLDGAKIAWDLYTPSPSQRNDPDAAPLLASDLTGLPPTLIITAEYDPLRDEAVQYAQKLQSAGVTVRLTEYPGMIHGFFQMGGIISDAKQAIAEAADFLSDHFSIQ; encoded by the coding sequence ATGACCCCTTTCATCGCATTTTTGCATAAAAAACAGATGAACGATCAACTGATATTATCGCCCGAAGTCGTTTCCGCATTGGAATATATTCAATCCATCCCTATGCCGGAAATGGAAGATGCAGTGCTGGCAGGCAGGAAGTTTTATGAAGGTTTTATCCCTATGGCCGGAGAGCCGGAAACACTGTTTAACATTGAAACCGTCTACATACCATCGGCTAGCGGAGATATCCATGTTCGTATTTACAGGCCGTCTGATCAGCCGCAGCTTCCGGCCGTAGTGTATTTCCATGGTGGATGGTTTAATGCAGGGAATCTTGAAACACATGACCGGCCTGTACGTACTTTAGCCCGGTTGTCAAACGCCGTGTTTATTGCCGTCGATTACCGGCTGGCGCCTGAATTTCCGTTTCCTCATGGATTAAATGATTGTTACGAGACTTTAAAATGGGTCATTGAAAATGCTACCGCCCTGGGTATAGATCCAGGCCGGATCGCTTTGGCCGGAGACAGCGCCGGTGGCGCGCTTGCAGCTACCGTCACCAGACAGGCTGTAAAAACACTGGGAATAAATATCCCTTGTCAGGTATTGATCTATCCTGTTACAGATTCTTCACTGAGCACGCTATCATGGGAATTGTTTGCAGACGGACCTAATCTCACACTGGATGGCGCCAAAATAGCCTGGGACCTGTACACCCCCTCTCCTTCTCAGAGGAATGATCCGGATGCAGCTCCCCTGCTGGCCAGCGATCTTACAGGACTTCCGCCTACCCTGATTATTACTGCGGAATATGATCCTTTAAGAGATGAAGCTGTACAATATGCACAAAAACTGCAATCTGCCGGAGTAACCGTAAGATTGACTGAATATCCCGGAATGATCCATGGTTTCTTTCAGATGGGAGGCATCATCAGCGATGCGAAACAGGCCATAGCAGAGGCAGCGGATTTCCTGAGCGATCATTTTTCAATACAATAA
- a CDS encoding LysR family transcriptional regulator, producing MVNLEWYRTFKAVYQTGSLTAASKALFISQPNVSQHLSALEAYMGKQLFERKPKLVPTDDGKLFYTQLVGPLEKLEHLEVSFSAMSKGQPFPTIRLGTVKEVFHTVALSKLAAFPADIVTSFGLTQDLLVKLSNGDLDFVVATQRTDKKDIFFEPILTESFVIAGNPSLDTKQFRALIKKKDLLKAEEWLQQQDWYAYSTDLAIIRRFWLTNFKKRPPIQPRFVIPDMNTILLAISQNGGLTIAADYLVNEAKKEGRIAEIWKGTIPTTNVLYLAYDKAKTTTKKVELIKSLFL from the coding sequence ATGGTAAATCTGGAATGGTATAGAACATTTAAAGCGGTGTACCAAACAGGATCACTGACAGCGGCATCCAAAGCGCTTTTTATATCGCAGCCGAATGTAAGCCAGCATTTGTCTGCATTGGAGGCGTATATGGGGAAACAGCTTTTTGAACGAAAACCTAAACTGGTCCCCACAGATGATGGCAAACTGTTTTACACGCAACTGGTAGGACCGCTGGAAAAACTGGAACACCTGGAAGTTTCTTTTTCTGCAATGAGCAAAGGACAGCCATTTCCAACTATCCGTTTGGGTACGGTAAAAGAGGTGTTTCATACAGTAGCCCTGTCAAAGCTGGCGGCATTCCCTGCGGATATAGTCACCTCATTCGGACTAACCCAGGACCTGCTTGTTAAGCTGAGTAACGGAGACCTCGATTTTGTAGTAGCCACTCAACGGACAGATAAAAAGGATATTTTTTTTGAACCGATCCTGACAGAATCCTTTGTGATAGCCGGTAATCCGTCGTTGGATACAAAGCAGTTCCGGGCGCTGATAAAAAAGAAAGACCTGCTAAAAGCGGAAGAATGGCTGCAGCAGCAGGATTGGTATGCCTATAGCACCGATCTGGCCATTATACGCAGATTCTGGCTCACTAACTTCAAAAAAAGACCGCCCATCCAACCACGTTTCGTTATTCCGGATATGAATACTATTTTGTTGGCCATTAGCCAGAACGGAGGCCTTACCATTGCCGCTGATTATTTGGTTAATGAAGCCAAAAAAGAAGGCCGGATTGCAGAAATATGGAAAGGAACAATACCAACCACCAACGTCCTCTATCTGGCTTATGATAAGGCTAAAACGACTACCAAAAAGGTAGAACTGATCAAATCGTTATTTTTATAA
- a CDS encoding glycoside hydrolase family 43 protein codes for MKKFHTIMMKPVIWLFLLLSTGVSAQTAVSTGSWTPDNGNGTFKNPLMWGDWPDPDIIRVEDKFYFISTSMHYVPGCPVAVSNDLVNWTMAGYALERYNEDPRYDLKGGNKYLNGSWAATIRHHKGLFYAGFCTPEMNGEKGHFSMCTAKKIEGPWTRTIFPEYLYDPGLFFDDDGKVYVVHGQQTIYITELNSDALSVKTPQRKIYDNRSFPYLEGSHMYKVNGKYYILGSTGGTRGRQVCLRADSIYGPYESKVVIQDDHSYPGNGLHQGGMVQLKNGDWWFIIMQDRGPIGRVPNLEPVSWVDGWPMIGVNGKGVDTFPKPKVDKVSPIRVPASADEFNSSRLGLQWQWNHNPDNANWSLTARPGHLRLKAGMAANLAEARNTLTQRVEGPYSEGRVELDAAGLKPGDVAGLGVFQFPYAYVGVRQKDKGRELVMVNNDSTIAVVGLHTGKVWLKAQVYEKDFTATFAYSTDGTHFIPFGNTLKMGLGLDWTANRFALFNFNTTSEKGGYADFNWFRR; via the coding sequence ATGAAAAAATTCCACACTATTATGATGAAGCCGGTTATCTGGCTCTTTTTGCTGTTGAGTACCGGCGTATCTGCCCAAACAGCTGTCTCCACCGGGTCCTGGACACCGGACAATGGAAATGGCACTTTCAAAAATCCGCTGATGTGGGGAGATTGGCCGGACCCCGATATTATCCGTGTAGAGGATAAATTTTATTTTATCTCTACCAGTATGCATTATGTACCTGGTTGTCCTGTTGCTGTTTCCAATGATCTGGTAAACTGGACCATGGCCGGATATGCTTTGGAACGTTATAATGAAGATCCCCGGTATGATCTGAAGGGAGGCAACAAATATCTGAATGGGTCATGGGCCGCTACAATCCGCCACCATAAAGGGTTGTTTTATGCAGGTTTCTGTACGCCGGAAATGAATGGTGAGAAAGGACATTTCTCTATGTGTACGGCGAAGAAGATAGAAGGGCCCTGGACCCGGACTATCTTTCCTGAATATCTTTATGACCCCGGATTGTTTTTTGATGATGATGGGAAAGTATATGTGGTGCATGGTCAGCAGACAATTTATATCACAGAACTAAACAGTGATGCCTTATCGGTAAAAACGCCACAGCGAAAAATTTATGACAACCGCTCTTTCCCTTATCTGGAGGGATCTCACATGTATAAAGTAAATGGTAAATATTATATTCTGGGATCTACCGGCGGTACCCGTGGACGACAGGTATGTTTGCGTGCCGACAGTATTTACGGACCTTATGAATCAAAGGTGGTGATACAGGACGATCATAGTTATCCGGGTAATGGTTTACACCAGGGAGGGATGGTGCAGTTGAAGAATGGAGACTGGTGGTTTATCATTATGCAGGACCGTGGTCCTATAGGACGTGTACCTAACCTGGAGCCGGTTTCCTGGGTAGATGGATGGCCTATGATCGGCGTTAATGGCAAAGGGGTGGATACCTTCCCCAAACCCAAAGTAGACAAGGTTTCCCCGATCCGTGTGCCGGCTTCTGCGGATGAATTTAATTCATCCCGGTTGGGTTTGCAATGGCAATGGAATCATAATCCCGACAATGCCAATTGGTCATTGACAGCGCGGCCTGGCCATCTCCGCCTGAAAGCGGGAATGGCCGCTAACCTCGCCGAAGCCCGTAATACGCTTACGCAGCGGGTAGAAGGTCCTTATTCGGAAGGCAGGGTGGAGCTGGATGCTGCCGGGCTGAAACCCGGTGATGTAGCAGGATTGGGTGTGTTTCAGTTTCCCTATGCTTATGTGGGAGTACGTCAGAAAGATAAGGGAAGAGAACTGGTAATGGTCAACAACGATAGTACGATAGCGGTGGTGGGCCTTCATACCGGTAAGGTGTGGTTAAAAGCGCAGGTATATGAAAAAGACTTTACCGCCACTTTTGCCTACAGTACAGATGGTACTCACTTTATTCCGTTTGGTAATACGCTGAAGATGGGACTGGGCCTGGATTGGACAGCCAATCGGTTTGCCCTGTTTAATTTTAATACCACTTCAGAAAAAGGTGGCTATGCCGACTTTAACTGGTTCCGCCGCTGA